TAATCCTTGTCCTGATTCGATGCGTTGACGCAGAGGAAATAATGATCCGCGCTCACGCGGTGGACCAGAATGTCGTCGGCGAAGCCGCCGTGTTCGTACAGCAGCCCTGAGTAGTGGATCTGCCCGTCGGCGAGCTTCGCCGCGTTGTTCGTGCTCACCCGCTGCACGAGATCCAGCGCCCCGGGACCCCGGATCTCGATCTCGCCCATGTGGCTGACGTCGAACAGGCCCACAGCCGTCCGCACGGCGCGGTGCTCGTCAAGAATGCCAGTGTATTGCAGGGGCATTTCCCAGCCGCCGAAATCCACCATCTTCGCGCCCAGAGCGCGGTGGACATCCGCAAGCGGGATCTGCTTGAGCATGACGGTCTTAGCCTAGCACAACGGGCGGCGGGGCGGACAGCCGCCGGACGCCCCGCGGCTGTTGCGGCTGTTGCAACTCAGTTTCCTGTAAATCATTGCATTTAAAGACGTTGTTGTCCTGACGGCTTTCCGGATACAATGCGGGAGTCGTACCACGGCTTGACACTGTTCGATCTTGAGGAGGCACGATGAAAGGCGATCCGAAGGTTCTGGAATATCTGCAGGAAGTTCTCACGGCTGAGCTGACCGCCATCAACCAGTATTTCCTTCACGCGGAGATGCTGGAGAATTGGGGCTACGAGCGGCTGGCGAAGATCACCAAGAAAGAGTCCATCGAGGAGATGCGCCACGCCGAGGCGCTGCTGCACCGCATGCTCTATCTCGACGGCACGCCGAACATGGCTCGCCTGTTCGACCTGCACATCGGTCAGAACGTGAAGCAGATGTTCGAAAACGATCTCGAGCTGGAGTATCAGGCGGTGCCGCGCCTGAACAGGGCGATCAACGCCGCCGTGGAAGCGGGCGACAACGGCTCCCGCGATCTGTTCGAGTCCATTCTCAAGGACGAAGAGCACCACATCGACTTCCTGGAGGCTCAGCTCCACATGATCCAGGAGATGGGCTACGAGAACTACCTCGCCCAGCAGATCAAGGAAGAAGAATAGCTCCCTCCGATTCCCGCAGCCCGCGCGGCCGCGCCCCCACGGGCGGCCCCGCGGGCTTTTGTTTTCGCCGCGCCCGCCGCGCCGCCGCCGCTGCTTACAATAGAAAAACCGATCCAACCATGAGACCCTGGCCCCGGCTGTGTGTGTCTGCCTTCCTTCTCTTGCTGCTCGCTCCTGCGGAGGCCTCCTGGCGGCCCCCCGTCGGCGCGGCTGCAGTCCGGCAGCAGCTCGAGCGGCTGCGCGTGGTGGGCAGCGTGCTTATGATCGCCGCGCATCCGGACGACGAAAACACGGCCTTCCTCGCCTGGTGCGCGCAGCATCGCAAGCTCCGCACCGCCTATCTGTCTCTGACCCGCGGCGAAGGCGGGCAGAACCTCATCGGCACCGAGCAGGGCGAGCTTCTGGGCGTCATCCGCACGCAGGAGCTGCTGGCCGCGCGCCGCGTGGATGGCGCCGAGCAGTTCTTCACGCGGGCCGTGGATTTCGGCTTCTCGAAAACGGCGGACGAAACGCTCGCGAAGTGGGGCAGAGACGAAATCTTGTCCGACATCGTCTGGGTGATCCGCA
This DNA window, taken from Bryobacteraceae bacterium, encodes the following:
- the bfr gene encoding bacterioferritin; the protein is MKGDPKVLEYLQEVLTAELTAINQYFLHAEMLENWGYERLAKITKKESIEEMRHAEALLHRMLYLDGTPNMARLFDLHIGQNVKQMFENDLELEYQAVPRLNRAINAAVEAGDNGSRDLFESILKDEEHHIDFLEAQLHMIQEMGYENYLAQQIKEEE